From Vitis vinifera cultivar Pinot Noir 40024 chromosome 5, ASM3070453v1, the proteins below share one genomic window:
- the LOC104879368 gene encoding disease resistance protein RUN1-like, giving the protein MASTSSTSTSISTFIPQWKYDVFLSFRGEDTRFNFTDHLYANLIRRGITTFRDDDSLKRGEEIAPELLKAIEESRFALIVFSENYAGSRWCLDELVKIMKCREEMKQTVVPIFYHVDPSHVRHQKERFGEAFSNYKEDTEEMKEKVRSWRSALIEAANISGVHVKKNGYESEHVKEIVNDIFKRLNCKMLDVGDNLVGMDFHVNEIIRKLCVDQLNDVRIIGICGIGGMGKTSIAKLVYNTLTHEFEYMSFLENVREVGNTMGLHHLQNQLLCDLLQVERNQNVSNVGQGANMIKNVLQCKRVFIVLDDIDDSDQLEYLLRNRDWLGRGSRVIITTRNKHLLHEMDDVYEVEELNFEQARELFSLFAFRQNLPKQDFIHLSDRVVYYCHGLPLALKVLGSLLFNKTILQWESELCKLEREPEVKIQNVLKVSFNGLDYTQKKIFLDIACCFKGEDKDFVSRILDGCNLYAERGIKGLCDKCLISLSKNKILMHDLIQEMGWNIIRSESPGDPTKWSRLWDPSDVCRAFRMGGMKNVEAIFLDLSRSTPLQVSKKTFAKMKQLRLLKIYSSGYCGTMEKQLKVILPKDFQFPAHELRYLHWEGYPLKSLPPNSLGENLVELNMKDSNIKQLRHRNEHLERLKILNLIGSKQLTEISNFSNMPNLEKLELAHCTSLNVVDPSIGDLKKLTVLNLGGCKNLKSLPRSIQLLDSLKIMNLSLCSNLEEFPEMERSRMKALYCLRLHGCGIKELPSSIEHLTGLKALFMSDCKNLRSLPNSICRLKSLHHIKLSGCSNLDTFPEITEDMKYLGVLDLRGTGIKELPSSQNLKSLWRLDMSNCLVTLPDNIYNLRSLKDLTLQGCCSNLEKFPKNPEGFCSLERLDLSNCNLMVSIPSGISQLRKLRYLDISHCKMLQDIPELPSSLREIDAHHCTKLEMLSSPSSLLWSSLLKWFNPTSNEHLNCKEGKMILILGNGGIPGWVLHQEIGSQVRIEPPLNWYEDDHFLGFAFFTLFRHENDFLRESQFSLRLRGDPDEVVDDRVIWLLRSCYGNCDALDRLLVTLYHKNAIPSKYHRKQPWHFLADFVARYGPRATHINIRRCGVQLIYTHDYLHDNVPMLLDHQKGHDDAGVNQADDQEPHPKRLRASSTDLKL; this is encoded by the exons ATGGCTTCCACAAGTTCTACTTCTACTTCTATTTCTACTTTCATCCCACAATGGAAGTATGAtgttttcttgagttttagAGGTGAAGACACCCGATTCAATTTCACCGATCACTTGTATGCAAATTTGATTCGAAGAGGTATTACTACCTTTAGAGATGATGATTCACTTAAGAGAGGGGAAGAGATTGCACCTGAACTCCTAAAAGCTATTGAAGAATCAAGGTTTGCCCTAATAGTTTTCTCGGAAAACTATGCTGGTTCCAGATGGTGTTTAGATGAGCTGGTGAAGATCATGAAGTGCAGGGAAGAAATGAAACAAACTGTGGTACCGATTTTCTACCATGTGGATCCATCCCATGTACGGCACCAGAAAGAAAGGTTCGGAGAGGCATTTTCCAATTACAAAGAAGATACAGAGGAGATGAAAGAGAAGGTGCGAAGTTGGAGGAGTGCATTGATAGAAGCAGCCAATATATCTGGAGTGCATGTGAAGAAGAATGG GTATGAGTCCGAGCATGTTAAAGAAATCGTCAACGATATATTCAAGAGATTGAATTGTAAAATGTTGGATGTTGGTGACAACTTGGTTGGTATGGATTTTCATGTAAATGAGATAATTCGGAAGCTATGTGTTGATCAATTGAATGATGTCCGTATCATTGGTATATGTGGAATAGGCGGAATGGGTAAGACGAGCATCGCCAAACTTGTATATAATACATTAACTCATGAATTTGAGTATATGAGCTTTCTTGAAAATGTTAGAGAAGTTGGCAATACTATGGGTTtgcatcatttacaaaatcaacTTCTATGTGATCTACTACAAGTGGAGAGAAATCAAAATGTAAGCAATGTTGGCCAAGGAGccaatatgataaaaaatgttCTCCAATGTAAAAGAGTTTTTATTGTTCTCGATGACATTGATGATTCAGATCAATTGGAATATTTACTCAGAAATCGTGATTGGCTTGGAAGAGGAAGCAGAGTCATCATAACAACTAGAAATAAACATTTGTTACATGAAATGGATGACGTATATGAGGTCgaggaattaaattttgaacaaGCTCGTGAGCTTTTTAGTCTCTTTGCTTTTAGACAAAATCTTCCCAAACAAGACTTCATCCACCTCTCGGATCGTGTAGTCTATTATTGTCATGGCCTTCCTTTAGCTCTAAAAGTCCTCGGTTCTCTCTTGTTTAACAAGACAATACTCCAATGGGAAAGTGAATTGTGTAAATTGGAAAGAGAACCTGaagtgaaaattcaaaatgtgCTTAAAGTAAGCTTTAACGGATTAGATTATACACAGAAGAAAATATTTCTTGATATTGCATGTTGTTTTAAAGGGGAAGACAAAGACTTTGTTTCAAGAATATTGGACGGTTGTAATTTGTATGCAGAGAGAGGAATAAAAGGCCTCTGTGATAAGTGTCTTATATCTCTTTCTAAAAATAAGATACTTATGCATGATTTGATACAAGAAATGGGATGGAACATTATTCGTAGTGAATCTCCTGGTGATCCTACAAAATGGAGCAGATTGTGGGATCCGAGTGATGTGTGTCGTGCATTTAGAATGGGG GGGATGAAAAATGTTGAGGCAATATTCTTGGACTTGTCGAGATCGACACCACTacaagttagtaaaaagactttTGCAAAGATGAAACAACTTAGATTGCTCAAGATTTATTCAAGCGGTTATTGTGGTACTATGGAAAAGCAATTGAAAGTTATTCTTCCTAAAGATTTTCAATTCCCTGCACATGAGTTGAGATATCTTCATTGGGAAGGATACCCTTTGAAATCATTGCCGCCCAATTCTCTTGGAGAGAACCTTGTTGAACTCAACATGAAGGATAGCAACATAAAACAACTTAGGCACAGAAATGAG CATTTGGAACGGTTGaaaatcttaaatttaataGGATCAAAGCAACTCACTGAAATATCGAACTTCTCAAATATGCCAAATCTAGAGAAGTTAGAACTTGCACATTGTACGAGTTTGAATGTTGTTGATCCATCTATTGGAGATCTCAAGAAACTTACCGTGTTGAATTTGGGTGGGTGCAAAAACCTTAAGAGTTTACCAAGAAGCATTCAACTCTTGGACTCTCTTAAAATTATGAACTTGAGTTTATGCTCAAACTTGGAGGAATTTCCAGAGATGGAGAGAAGTCGTATGAAAGCTTTATATTGTCTTCGCCTTCATGGATGTGGTATTAAGGAATTACCCTCCTCAATAGAACATCTCACTGGACTTAAGGCGTTATTTATGTCAGACTGCAAAAACTTGAGGAGTCTTCCAAATAGCATTTGCAGGTTAAAGTCCCTTCATCACATCAAGCTCTCTGGTTGTTCAAATCTAGATACTTTTCCAGAAATCACGGAGGATATGAAATACTTAGGAGTTCTTGATTTAAGAGGAACTGGTATAAAAGAGCTACCATCATCACAAAATCTGAAAAGCCTCTGGCGTTTGGATATGAGCAATTGCCTTGTGACTCTTCCAGACAACATTTATAATTTGAGATCCCTTAAAGATCTGACACTACAAGGTTGTTGTTCAAACTTGGAGAAGTTTCCCAAGAATCCGGAAGGCTTCTGCTCCTTAGAACGACTAGATTTGAGTAACTGCAATCTAATGGTTAGCATACCTTCTGGCATCTCTCAACTTCGTAAGCTTCGTTACCTTGATATCAGTCACTGCAAGATGCTCCAAGACATTCCAGAGCTTCCATCGAGTCTGCGAGAAATAGATGCCCACCATTGCACGAAGCTGGAAATGTTATCAAGTCCATCATCTCTACTCTGGTCTTCCCTCCTCAAATGGTTCAATCCAACAAGTAATGAG CACTTGAATTGCAAGGAAGGCAAGATGATTCTTATCCTAGGAAATGGTGGAATTCCAGGGTGGGTATTGCATCAGGAGATTGGAAGCCAAGTAAGAATAGAACCTCCTCTGAATTGGTACGAGGATGACCACTTTCTGGGATTTGCTTTCTTCACTCTTTTTCGTCACGAGAATGATTTTCTGCGTGAATCTCAATTTAGTCTGAGATTGCGCGGTGATCCGGATGAAGTTGTGGATGACCGCGTCATTTGGTTGCTGCGTTCATGCTACGGTAATTGTGATGCATTAGATCGATTGTTGGTGACTCTCTATCATAAGAATGCTATTCCAAGTAAGTACCACCGCAAACAACCATGGCACTTTCTGGCTGATTTTGTTGCTAGGTATGGTCCTCGGGCTACTCATATCAATATCAGGAGGTGCGGAGTTCAGCTGATATACACCCATGATTATCTACATGACAATGTGCCTATGTTGTTGGATCATCAAAAAGGCCATGATGATGCCGGGGTAAACCAAGCAGATGATCAGGAACCACACCCTAAAAGATTGAGAGCATCCAGTACTGATCTCAAGCTTTAA
- the LOC100260730 gene encoding disease resistance protein RPV1-like, with amino-acid sequence MKCRKEMKQTVVPIFYHVDPSHVRNQTGKFGEAFSNYKEDSEEMKEKVESWRSALTEATNISGEHVKDGYESEHIKKIVNNIFMRLNCRMFDVGANLVGMDSHVNEIIRQLCVDQLNDVRIIGICGIGGMGKTSIAKVIYNKFSHEFEYMSFLENVREVGNTMGLHHLQNQLLCDLLQVERNQNVSNVGQGANMIKNVLRFKRVFIVLDDIDDSDQLEYLLRNRDWLGRGSRVIITTRSKHLLQEMDDVYEVEELNFEQARELFSLFAFRQNLHKQDFIHLSNRVIYYCHGLPLALKVLGSLLFNKTILQWESELCKLEREPEVKIQNVLKVSFDGLDHTQKKIFLDIACFFKGEDKDFVSRILDSCDLYAEIGIKVLYDKCLISLSENKILMHDLVQEMGWNIIRSEFPDNPGKWSRLWDPSDVYRAFTMKKGMKNVEAIFLNLSRSKQLQFSTKVFAKMKRLRLLKIYGMDCCGFMKKEYKIILPEDFQFPSQELRYLHWKGYPLKSLPSNFHGENLVVLNMMDSNIKQLWQGNKCLGKLKFLNLLGSKQLTEISNFSNMPNLEELELGYCTSLNIVDPSIGVLKKLTLLSLSGCENLTSLPSSIQYLDSLETIYLNNCSNLEKFLEIEESSMEALTYLHFDGSAIKELPSAIEYLTGLKELYMKHCKNLRSLPSSICRLKSLEDLQLFVCSNLDAFPEIMEDMKEFLDLRTGIKELPSSMEHLLNINSLFLSDCKNLRSLLSSIRRFKSFRRLFLNGCSSLRNFPEIMEGMKYLEVLGLEGTAIKELPSSIQNLKSLQMLYLSNCKNLVTIPDSINDLRCLRRLILPGCSNLEKFPKNLEGLCTLVELDLSHCNLMEGSIPTDIWGLYSLCTLNLSGNHMVSIPSGITQLCRLRLLDISHCKMLQEIPELSSSLPQIDAHGCTKLEMLSSPSSLLCPFLKWFKRFNPTSNEYMNRNWKKGKVIIIPGNGGIPGWVLHQEIGSQVRIELPLNWYENDHFLGLAFFFLYHKGNHFEVPYYFDLTLHGDSDEVVDHLSMDSLCKCHEINGDVSDELWVTLYPKNAIPNKYHRNQPWHFLAAFDFSTRINGEVTHPNIKRCGVQMMYTRDSLNSSVPMLLDHQRGHDDAGKNQADDREPCRKRLRASSTDLKL; translated from the exons ATGAAGTGCaggaaagaaatgaaacaaaCTGTGGTACCGATTTTCTACCATGTGGATCCATCCCATGTACGAAACCAGACAGGAAAGTTTGGAGAGGCATTTTCTAATTACAAAGAAGATTCAGAAGAGATGAAAGAGAAGGTGGAAAGTTGGAGGAGCGCATTGACAGAAGCAACCAATATATCTGGAGAGCATGTGAAGGATGG GTATGAGTCTGAGCATATTAAGAAAATCGTCAACAACATATTCATGAGATTGAATTGTAGAATGTTTGATGTTGGTGCCAACTTGGTTGGTATGGATTCCCATGTAAATGAGATAATTCGGCAACTATGTGTTGATCAATTGAATGATGTTCGTATAATTGGTATATGTGGAATAGGTGGAATGGGTAAGACGAGTATCGCCaaagttatatataataaattttctcATGAATTTGAGTATATGAGCTTTCTCGAAAATGTTAGAGAAGTTGGCAATACTATGGGTTtgcatcatttacaaaatcaacTTCTTTGTGATCTACTACAAGTGGAGAGAAATCAAAATGTAAGCAATGTTGGCCAAGGAGccaatatgataaaaaatgttctccgatttaaaagagtttttattgttcttgatgaCATTGATGATTCAGATCAATTAGAATATTTACTCAGAAATCGTGATTGGCTTGGAAGAGGAAGCAGAGTCATCATAACAACTAGAAGTAAACATTTGTTACAAGAAATGGATGACGTATATGAGGTTgaggaattaaattttgaacaaGCTCGTGAGCTTTTTAGTCTCTTTGCTTTTAGACAAAATCTTCATAAACAAGACTTTATCCACCTCTCGAATCGTGTAATCTATTATTGTCATGGCCTTCCTTTAGCTCTAAAAGTCCTCGGTTCTCTCTTGTTTAACAAGACAATACTCCAATGGGAAAGTGAATTGTGTAAATTGGAAAGAGAACCTGaagtgaaaattcaaaatgtgCTTAAAGTAAGCTTTGACGGATTAGATCATACACAGAAGAAAATATTTCTTGATAttgcatgtttttttaaaggggAAGACAAAGACTTTGTTTCAAGGATATTGGATAGTTGTGATTTGTATGCAGAGATAGGAATAAAAGTCCTCTATGATAAGTGTCTTATATCTCTTTCTGAAAATAAGATACTTATGCATGATTTGGTACAAGAAATGGGATGGAACATTATTCGTAGTGAATTTCCTGATAATCCTGGAAAATGGAGCAGATTGTGGGATCCGAGTGATGTGTATCGTGCATTTACAATGAAGAAG GGGATGAAAAATGTTGAGGCCATATTCTTAAACTTGTCTAGATCAAAACAACTACAATTTAGTACAAAGGTTTTTGCAAAGATGAAACGACTTAGATTGCTCAAGATTTATGGGATGGATTGTTGTGGTTTCATGAAAAAGGagtataaaattattcttcCTGAAGATTTTCAATTTCCTTCACAAGAGTTGAGATATCTTCATTGGAAAGGATACCCTTTGAAATCATTGCCGTCAAATTTTCATGGAGAGAACCTTGTTGTACTCAACATGATGGATAGCAACATAAAACAACTTTGGCAAGGAAATAAG TGTTTGGGAAAGTTAAAGTTCTTAAATTTACTAGGATCAAAGCAGCTCACTGAAAtatcaaacttttcaaatatgCCAAATCTAGAGGAGTTAGAACTTGGATATTGTACAAGTTTGAATATCGTTGATCCATCTATTGGAGTTCTCAAGAAGCTAACTTTGTTGAGTTTGAGTGGGTGTGAAAACCTTACGAGCTTACCAAGTAGCATTCAATACTTGGACTCTCTTGAAACCATTTACTTGAATAATTGCTCAAACTTGGAGAAATTTCTGGAGATagaggagagttctatggaagCTTTAACTTATCTTCACTTTGATGGATCTGCTATTAAGGAATTACCCTCCGCAATAGAATATCTCACTGGACTTAAGGAGTTGTATATGAAACACTGCAAAAACTTGAGGAGTCTTCCAAGTAGCATTTGCAGGTTAAAGTCCCTTGAAGACCTCCAACTCTTTGTTTGTTCAAATCTAGATGCTTTTCCAGAAATCATGGAGGATATGAAAGAATTTCTTGATTTAAGAACAGGTATAAAAGAGCTACCATCATCAATGGAACATCTTCTTAATATTAATTCATTGTTTTTGAGTGATTGCAAGAACTTGAGGAGTCTTCTAAGCAGCATTCGTAGGTTTAAATCTTTTCGCCGACTCTTTCTCAATGGGTGCTCAAGCCTACGGAACTTTCCCGAAATCATGGAGGGTATGAAATACTTAGAGGTGCTTGGTTTGGAAGGAACAGCTATAAAAGAACTGCCATCATCAATTCAAAATCTGAAAAGCCTCCAAATGTTGTATTTGAGCAATTGCAAGAACCTTGTGACTATTCCAGACAGCATTAATGATTTGAGATGTCTTAGACGATTGATACTCCCTGGTTGTTCAAACTTGGAGAAGTTTCCCAAGAATCTGGAAGGCTTATGCACCTTAGTAGAACTAGATTTGAGTCACTGCAATCTAATGGAAGGGTCGATACCCACTGATATCTGGGGTCTATATTCCTTGTGTACATTAAATCTAAGTGGAAACCATATGGTTAGCATACCATCTGGCATCACTCAACTTTGTAGACTTCGTCTCCTTGATATCAGTCACTGCAAGATGCTCCAAGAAATTCCAGAGCTTTCATCAAGTCTACCACAAATAGATGCCCACGGCTGCACGAAGCTGGAAATGTTATCAAGTCCATCATCTCTACTCTGTCCTTTCCTCAAATGGTTCAAACGGTTCAATCCAACAAGTAATGag TACATGAATCGGAATTGGAAGAAAGGCAAGGTAATTATTATTCCGGGAAACGGTGGAATTCCAGGGTGGGTGTTGCATCAGGAGATTGGAAGCCAAGTAAGAATAGAGCTTCCTTTGAATTGGTACGAGAATGACCACTTTCTGGGATtggctttcttctttctttatcaTAAAGGGAATCATTTTGAGGTTCCATATTATTTTGATCTGACATTGCACGGTGATTCGGATGAAGTTGTGGATCACCTCTCCATGGATTCTTTGTGTAAATGTCACGAGATTAATGGTGATGTATCAGATGAATTGTGGGTGACTCTCTATCCTAAGAATGCTATTCCAAATAAGTACCACCGCAATCAACCATGGCACTTTCTGGCTGCGTTTGATTTTTCTACCCGGATTAATGGTGAGGTTACTCATCCCAATATCAAGAGGTGCGGAGTTCAGATGATGTACACCCGTGATTCTCTAAACAGCAGTGTGCCGATGTTGTTGGATCATCAAAGAGGCCATGATGATGCCGGGAAAAACCAAGCAGATGATCGGGAACCATGCCGTAAAAGATTGAGAGCATCCAGCACTGATCTCAAGCTTTAA